In Amycolatopsis jiangsuensis, the following proteins share a genomic window:
- a CDS encoding MarR family winged helix-turn-helix transcriptional regulator, protein MGEIVDTLDQMTSLVIRGLVVHRQAARAGLSMTATACLARLEEDGPLRTTTLAAAEGVSQPSMSQLVQRLERQEFVVRVSDPEDGRASLVALTESGRAVLAQRRAHRRKRIADLVASLPEQEAAALELAINVALPALRRLADTARETDLDAVQA, encoded by the coding sequence ATGGGCGAGATCGTGGACACCCTTGACCAGATGACCAGCCTGGTGATCCGCGGCCTGGTCGTCCACCGCCAGGCCGCCCGGGCGGGCCTGTCGATGACGGCCACCGCCTGCCTCGCCCGCCTCGAGGAGGACGGCCCGCTGCGCACGACGACGCTCGCCGCCGCGGAGGGCGTCAGCCAGCCGTCGATGAGCCAGCTGGTCCAGCGCCTGGAGCGGCAGGAGTTCGTCGTCCGCGTCAGCGATCCCGAGGACGGCCGGGCGTCCCTGGTCGCCCTCACCGAGTCCGGCCGGGCCGTACTGGCGCAGCGCCGCGCCCACCGCCGGAAGCGGATCGCGGACCTCGTCGCGAGCCTGCCGGAGCAGGAGGCGGCAGCGCTGGAGCTGGCGATCAACGTCGCACTGCCGGCGCTGCGCCGCCTCGCCGACACGGCCCGCGAGACCGACCTGGACGCCGTGCAGGCCTGA
- a CDS encoding MFS transporter, with product MSGAHGAGLFKQPKAVFAVAFACVVSFMGIGLVDPILPALSEQLHATPSQVSLLFTSYLVVTAVAMLGTGWVSSRIGPKWTLIAGLVLIVVFAAAAGSSDSIGGIVGFRAGWGLGNALFIATSLAVIVASATGGFAGAIVLYEAALGLGIAAGPLVGGLLGNLSWRGPFFGVAVLMAVALLATITLLDKTPRPAHKTSIAAPLLALRHRSLLTMSLTAVFYNWGFFTMLGYAPYPMELNAIQLGFVFFGWGLLVAFFAVVGAPQLQRRFGTAPSLYGALGFFALLLLLIGLFTGNRVLLIVCVVASGIVVGINNTLTTQAVMLVSPVERPVASAAYGFVRFIGGGLAPFVAGLMVDAWNIHVPFVVGAAAVVLGIAALTTGHHMLRDADARMRAEQAQHTETESTGEPAGHH from the coding sequence ATGAGTGGTGCCCACGGTGCCGGCCTGTTCAAGCAGCCGAAGGCCGTGTTCGCCGTCGCCTTCGCCTGCGTCGTCAGCTTCATGGGCATCGGGCTGGTCGACCCGATCCTGCCGGCGTTGTCCGAACAGCTGCACGCGACGCCCAGCCAGGTGAGCCTGCTGTTCACCAGCTACCTCGTGGTGACCGCGGTCGCCATGCTCGGCACCGGCTGGGTGTCCAGCCGGATCGGTCCCAAGTGGACACTGATCGCCGGGCTGGTGCTGATCGTGGTGTTCGCCGCCGCGGCCGGCTCGTCGGACTCGATCGGCGGCATCGTCGGCTTCCGGGCGGGCTGGGGGCTGGGCAACGCGTTGTTCATCGCGACCTCGCTCGCGGTGATCGTCGCGTCGGCCACCGGCGGTTTCGCGGGCGCGATCGTGCTCTACGAGGCGGCGCTGGGGCTGGGCATCGCGGCCGGCCCGCTGGTCGGCGGGCTGCTCGGCAACCTCAGCTGGCGTGGCCCGTTCTTCGGCGTCGCGGTCCTGATGGCGGTCGCACTGCTGGCGACGATCACCCTGCTGGACAAGACTCCCCGGCCGGCGCACAAGACGTCGATCGCCGCGCCGCTGCTGGCTCTGCGCCACCGCAGCCTGCTGACCATGAGCCTCACCGCGGTGTTCTACAACTGGGGCTTCTTCACCATGCTGGGCTACGCGCCCTATCCGATGGAACTCAACGCGATCCAGCTCGGTTTCGTCTTCTTCGGCTGGGGCCTGCTCGTCGCGTTCTTCGCCGTCGTCGGCGCGCCGCAGCTGCAGCGCCGGTTCGGCACCGCACCGTCGCTCTACGGCGCGCTGGGCTTTTTCGCGCTCCTGCTGCTGCTCATCGGCCTGTTCACCGGCAACCGGGTGCTGCTGATCGTCTGCGTCGTCGCCTCGGGCATCGTCGTCGGGATCAACAACACGCTGACCACGCAGGCGGTCATGCTGGTCTCCCCGGTGGAACGCCCGGTCGCCTCGGCCGCGTACGGCTTCGTCCGCTTCATCGGCGGCGGCCTGGCCCCGTTCGTCGCCGGGCTGATGGTCGACGCGTGGAACATCCACGTCCCGTTCGTCGTCGGCGCGGCAGCGGTGGTCCTCGGCATCGCGGCCCTCACGACGGGACACCACATGCTCCGCGACGCCGACGCCCGCATGCGAGCGGAACAGGCGCAGCACACCGAAACCGAGAGCACCGGCGAACCGGCCGGGCACCACTGA
- a CDS encoding SDR family NAD(P)-dependent oxidoreductase: MSTFDLTGKVAWVTGAGKGLGRAIAAALADAGATLALTSRTRADLDELAAAAGSALVLPGSVSEPGFADSCVTAIADRFGRLDVAVTAAGISPSFRRSEDSTDADWAHILDVNLTGTYFCARAAGRRMLEQGSGSIITVSSVHARSGFDRIAAYAASKGGVEALSRVLAVEWAPRGVRVNVLAPGYFHTGLSEGLVSSKWNERIHTNIPQGRIAGPPELGGAAVYLASDAATYTTGSTLTVDGGWTA, from the coding sequence ATGAGTACCTTCGACCTCACCGGCAAAGTCGCCTGGGTCACCGGCGCGGGCAAGGGCCTCGGGCGGGCCATCGCCGCGGCGCTCGCCGACGCGGGGGCGACCCTGGCGCTCACCTCGCGCACGCGCGCGGACCTCGACGAGCTCGCCGCGGCCGCCGGCTCCGCGCTGGTGCTGCCCGGTTCGGTGTCGGAGCCGGGCTTCGCCGACAGCTGCGTCACCGCGATCGCCGACCGGTTCGGCCGGCTCGACGTGGCGGTGACCGCGGCCGGGATCAGCCCGTCCTTCCGGCGCAGCGAGGACAGCACCGACGCCGACTGGGCGCACATCCTGGACGTGAACCTGACGGGTACGTACTTCTGCGCTCGTGCCGCCGGCCGCCGGATGCTCGAGCAGGGATCCGGGTCGATCATCACCGTGTCCTCGGTGCACGCGCGCAGCGGATTCGACCGGATCGCGGCCTATGCGGCGAGCAAGGGCGGTGTCGAAGCCCTTTCGCGGGTGCTCGCGGTCGAATGGGCGCCCCGCGGCGTCCGGGTGAACGTACTCGCACCAGGCTACTTCCACACCGGTCTGTCCGAAGGTCTGGTCAGCAGCAAATGGAACGAGCGCATCCACACGAACATCCCCCAGGGGCGCATCGCCGGCCCGCCCGAACTCGGTGGGGCCGCGGTCTACCTGGCTTCCGACGCTGCGACCTACACCACGGGCAGCACGCTGACCGTGGACGGCGGCTGGACCGCCTGA
- a CDS encoding acyl-CoA synthetase has translation MPNFAAILDHNTGRAPERVVLSQGERELTNRELLDRVEALAAGLADLGIGRGDVVAILLYNHLEFLETAFAVNRIGAAFLPLNYRLSPQEWRYIIDHSGACAVLSEPEFQPALDSVPLRAVEHRLLLNGTAEGWIGYADLLGAGHGRRVAPAAAGPDDLQRLMYTSGTTSRPKGVAITHGNLAWKNLAHIVEFGITAADTTLVCGPLYHVGGFDLPGVGTLHAGGSLIVLRKFDAEEVIATIERQRPTNVWLAPAMMNAILRLPDLGQRDTSSIRFIIGGGEQMPVPLVERILAAFPHAWFADAYGLTETVSGDTFNDYDHMLAKIGSVGRPVVHLEVRIVDDTDVELPVGELGEITVRGPKVSAGYWRDEAATAAAFRDGWFHTGDIGRVDAEGYLYVEDRKKDMIVSGGENIATPEVERVLYEHPDVVEAAVVGLGHPRWGEVPQAFVVLRPGASPDPDTLIGFCRARLAKFKVPADLVFLDALPRTPSGKVLKRNLRA, from the coding sequence ATGCCGAACTTCGCAGCCATCCTCGACCACAACACCGGCCGTGCTCCCGAGCGCGTCGTGCTCAGCCAGGGAGAGCGCGAGCTGACCAACCGCGAGCTTCTCGATCGGGTCGAGGCCCTCGCAGCCGGGTTGGCCGATCTCGGGATCGGCCGCGGCGACGTCGTCGCGATCCTGCTCTACAACCACCTCGAATTCCTCGAAACCGCCTTCGCCGTCAACCGGATCGGTGCGGCGTTCCTGCCGCTGAACTACCGGCTCTCCCCGCAGGAATGGCGCTACATCATCGACCACTCCGGTGCCTGCGCGGTACTCAGCGAACCGGAGTTCCAGCCGGCGCTGGACAGCGTCCCCCTCCGGGCGGTCGAGCACCGGCTGCTGCTGAACGGCACCGCCGAGGGCTGGATCGGATACGCCGATCTGCTCGGCGCCGGCCACGGCCGCCGGGTCGCACCGGCCGCCGCCGGGCCGGACGATCTGCAGCGACTGATGTACACCTCCGGGACGACGTCGCGGCCCAAGGGCGTCGCGATCACCCACGGCAACCTCGCCTGGAAGAACCTGGCGCACATCGTCGAATTCGGCATCACCGCCGCCGACACGACGCTGGTCTGCGGCCCGCTCTACCACGTCGGCGGCTTCGATCTGCCCGGCGTCGGTACCCTGCACGCCGGTGGGTCGCTCATCGTGCTCCGGAAGTTCGACGCGGAGGAAGTGATCGCGACCATCGAGCGACAGCGCCCGACGAACGTGTGGCTGGCGCCGGCGATGATGAACGCGATCCTCCGGCTGCCGGACCTCGGGCAGCGGGACACCTCCTCGATCCGGTTCATCATCGGCGGTGGGGAGCAGATGCCGGTCCCGCTGGTGGAACGGATCCTCGCGGCCTTCCCGCACGCGTGGTTCGCCGATGCCTACGGACTCACCGAAACCGTGTCCGGGGACACCTTCAACGACTACGACCACATGCTCGCGAAGATCGGCTCGGTCGGCCGCCCAGTGGTGCATCTCGAGGTGCGCATCGTCGATGACACCGATGTGGAGCTGCCGGTGGGTGAACTGGGCGAGATCACCGTGCGCGGTCCGAAGGTCAGTGCCGGGTACTGGCGGGACGAGGCAGCCACCGCCGCGGCGTTCCGGGACGGCTGGTTCCACACCGGGGACATCGGCCGGGTGGATGCCGAGGGCTACCTCTACGTCGAGGACCGCAAGAAGGACATGATCGTCTCCGGGGGCGAGAACATCGCCACCCCCGAGGTCGAGCGCGTGCTCTACGAGCACCCGGACGTGGTCGAGGCGGCGGTCGTGGGCCTCGGTCACCCCCGCTGGGGTGAGGTACCGCAGGCGTTCGTGGTCCTGCGGCCCGGCGCGTCGCCGGACCCGGACACGCTGATCGGGTTCTGCCGGGCCCGGCTGGCGAAGTTCAAGGTCCCGGCCGACCTGGTGTTCCTGGACGCCCTGCCGCGTACCCCGTCGGGCAAGGTCCTGAAGCGGAATCTGCGAGCATGA